In Setaria italica strain Yugu1 chromosome IX, Setaria_italica_v2.0, whole genome shotgun sequence, the genomic stretch GAGGAAGAGAAAAGTAGGGTTGGTCGTCGCTTCAGACGGCGGATGAGGGGTGGGCCGGGGTGGGGCTGCGGCCCACCTAAAGGTCGAAAGACCTGGNNNNNNNNNNNNNNNNNNNNNNNNNNNNNNNNNNNNNNNNNNNNNNNNNNNNNNNNNNNNNNNNNNNNNNNNNNNNNNNNNNNNNNNNNNNNNNNNNNNNNNNNNNNNNNNNNNNNNNNNNNNNNNNNNNNNNNNNNNNNNNNNNNNNNNNNNNNNNNNNNNNNNNNNNNNNNNNNNNNNNNNNNNNNNNNNNNNNNNNNNNNNNNNNTAGGCGGGGTAGATAAAAGCAacatcttgttttttttataattttatgGAGGGGGGTGTCACCTTATTAGCAGGCAATGACAACGGactcgaaaaaaaaaatggggGGGACAGGCAAAGGCTGAGTTCTGAGAATCCATCTGGAGGATTCATATCCTTGACTATGTGCTCCTGGATATGCGGGGGGGCCGGGGGGGGGCCCCCCccccaaaaataaaaaaaaccggttttttttttttttttggggggggggccccccccccccccccccccccccccccccaaaaaaaaaaaaaagttttttttttttttttttttttttaaaaaagcccccccccccccccccccccccccatttaAAAGTTAAAACTAAGCTGACAAAATTAGTTAGCGTAAAGCCGTAAGGGCCAACGGGACAAGTTTTGTACGTGACTAAGGTCAGCTACCGCTCCTTCAGGTACAGAAGTTTCAAGTCTTCTTCACACGTATATACTCTCCACGCACCTACACAATATACTTTAATTTCAATAAGTATTCCTCAAATTATAGATGCACATTGATAAAACGATTTATAATTAAGATACACTACTTAGTGTTAAGACGCTATATTGCTAATTTGCTGGTCAACATTGGATCTTTGGTTTTCTTAGTAAGAGGCAAGCTGATCATCCATTTTTATACCGTGCTTTTTATTAGCAAGATGTAGTTTTATACaccttaaaaaataaaaatattgttTAGAGTATTTCATACTTTTATTTTGTATTATTATTTATTTGGTAATACTGTGTAAGGCTATATATTTGTATACATATTTCTAGAATCGAGATACATCTGGGCTAGTTAAATTATCAAAACATCTAGTCGATACATTTTGGGTATTCGGGAGTGATCAGTAAAATCTAACCATGATGTCGAATGTTGCTGGGAGTGTTTAGGCCCTTAGGGAAGTTTCTAGTCATGAAGCCAGTATGGTTATTGAAACTTGAAAGATATAACTGCATGTGCGTTGATAGTATCACTTGTGGCAGCCCATAGAAAAAACTCAAACCTTGTCAGATCAAGGCCAGCGTATAGTCCTTCCAAAAATTTTGCAGCCGGACATGTCATCCGGGTGCTAGCTGAGGCAAAATGCTCCAGTGTATAGCTAAAGCAAAAGCAACCTTTTATCCTATAAATAATTATGACTAGCAGCTTTTTCCTCCCATACATGTAGTAGTCAAGTAGTAATAATGAGTAAAAAAGACTACTTTATTTGAAGCACTAGGTGCAAAAACAAGCATCACTACCTTAAAACTCACACTGGAGCTGCTCTCGTTCCTTAACAAACAATATAATGTTATTGATTGGACTATCTCTGCATAGAAATTTAAGATACGATGGAATTGTGATATATTATGGAATTAGTTTTATGATTAATATATAAGGCATGaatatttcattgatagaggaAGGTAGATGAAGAAGAGGGATGTGTAGGTGGTTGCCTGGTTGGAGATGGAGGGTGAGGAAATGTTTTTTATTTAATATAAGTTAGTATAGTAATAAATTCACATAAGTACATAGATACGCAAATGATCTCTCCTATACGTACAGTTGTACCTAGCTGCAAAAGTTAGTCGTACGTAATTATATTATCACTAGAAGCATTACAAACATATTTTTTAGCTACTTTCTAAAAAAGTGATTTCTTCTTTTAACGGAAATTTTGTTTGTTAGTAAGCAGTAAAAACTAAACCACTTTGTCTGATTAACACCCAGTAGATGCGTGTCGAGGTCTCGAGGATGCTGCTGGTTCGTACGCCACATGCCGATCGAGCTGGGCTTTCGGCCAGTGTCTTCTTCCTGCCGGTCCCCATTTTAGTCGTCGGCCGATGACCATTGCCGAGTGAACAATGCTGCCCTCCCGGCTGCTACCCTCTCTGTACCGTCCACCGCTGGCCAACCTACTCCGGTGACCGCGACCGTGTGAGAGCGCGCGTCCAAGGCTCACACAAAGATCTGGAATATGCCATCGCCACCGGGGGCGAAGCTCCGGAACGAGCAGTCCCGTTCCGTGGCTGGTTGCCCCGCCAGGCCGTGCGGTGGGCCCGTGCAGTCCCATGGCCATGAGAGGCACGGGAGCTTCCAATccgaaaaagaaaggggaaaagaACAGCGGGCGACGGATGGACGGGAGCGGCGACGTGTGGACGTCAGGCCTCGCGCCGGATAGCGTCGCGGCTGACTGGGCGAGCCAGCGAGAGAAacatctcctcctccgcccaccgGCCCAGGAGCCACCTTGCACTCTCTGACGGCTGCGCCCCACGCGATGTTGGGTCCACAGGTCAGCCATCCGGAGTTGTGGGTTAGTAGCAGGGGGGAGATTTTTGTTTTCGTCGTCGCCTTAGCCCCCTACCTTCTTCCGCTCCACCGTTCTCCAAGCCGCTGCCGAGCGCTGCTGCAAAGTTTTGAAACTCACGGGGAGCTCGGAGAcgcgacgcccgccgcttctctctctctctctctctctctctctctctctctctctctctctctaccatTGTCGAGGAAGAGAGCGCAGGAGCGCCGGGTTCAGCGCCGGCTATCTGCGATGATGGACctgcgcgtcgccgccgccgcgcccgctgGGACCGGCGTGCGCGTGCTCGGCGGGAGCGTCGCGCGcgtgccgccgcggccgtgggcGCTCCGCGGCAAGAGGCGCCTCTCCGTGCGGATGTCCGTCGCGACCACcgaggccgccaccgccgccactgccgtGGGCGCCGTCAGtgctctctcactctctctgtTTACGGGTCCTCGTTCTTCCTCTCGGTTGCCCCTCTAGCTAGCCACGACTCACGGGTGCTTCGGTCGGGTGGGTGTCTACTGTGTCGCAGTCCGAGGACCAGGTGCTGGAGTCGAGGAACGCCAAGACGGTGGTGGCGGtcatcctcggcggcggcgccgggaccAGGCTCTTCCCGCTCACCAAGCGCAGGGCTAAGCCGGCGGTGAGTGAATCCCACCTTGTTCTTCATCTCCTCCACAAAATCACCAGAATGTGGCGCGAATTGGTCTTGACTGAGGGTTTAAATTCGTGGAATAGGAGGGAGAGAGACACAGGCCGTCCTAACTGTTGACTGTTGATTCGCATTTCAGGTGCCGATTGGCGGCTCGTACAGGCTGATCGACGTGCCGATGAGCAACTGCATAAACAGCGGGATCAACAAGGTGTATATCCTCACGCAGTTCAACTCGATGTCCCTCAACCGCCACCTCTCCAAGGCCTACGACTTCAGCAATGGCGTGGCGTTTGGAAACGGATTCGTCGAGGTGCGAAATGCAGGCTACGTGTGCACTCTAGGGGATGACGACCAGGCCACAATGATTTGTTGTGATGATCTGGAAAGGGGGGTATTTGACACGCGGGGAATTCAACTGTTTTTCAGGTTCTAGCAGCAACACAGAGGCCTGGGTCGGAGGGAAAGAGGTGGTTTCAGGGTACCGCTGATGCAGTTCGGCAGTTCGACTGGCTTTTTGATGTACGTTCTTTGTTCAgtttatcattttttttgcgGGGGCAGTTTATCGCATATCCATCTTAAGATTCTGCTGAAAAATACAATGTCGTTCCTTGTGCAAACTGTAATGCCCTTTTTGTTTGCAGGATGCCAAAGCTAAAGACATTGAAGATGTTTTGATTCTTTCTGGTGATCACCTCTACCGTATGGACTACATGGACTTTGTTCAGGTCACTACCACAGATAAATCATCTCTCCCATTTGGCTGTTCAAGTAATGCGTTTTTAATTAGGTTTTTGCAATTTAATTTGCAGAGTCATCGGCAAAGAGGTGCAGGCATCAGCATCTGCTGTTTGCCAATTGATGGCAGGTGACTTTCTGTACATTTCAGTAGCCAGTACCCACTCGGGACTGGTCGAGTGGCTTTACATACAAAATTTTTAGATTCATTCAATTTTCATTGCTCTGTTAAGGCAAAGTTTGATTTGGAGCATTTGCTAGACTCTCTTTCATGTGTTTCCACATCTTTATTTGGTCCTTGTGGATGTGAGCATGAATAACTCTCTTTTATATGTCAGCCGGGCATCTGACTTTGGTCTAATGAAGATAGATGACACTGGAAGAGTTATTTCATTCAGTGAGAAACCAAAAGGAGATGAATTAAATGCAATGGTAGGTTTGATTTTTTCCCCAGCCAACTGTAATGTAGTTCTTCTGCTACACAGATTAGAAACAGTTTTTAGTTGTCTCAATGTGTCACCAGGTAGTACTGCACAAACGAGAGTGAGCATCACaataaaaaatgaaacaaaagtTCATGAGGCATTACTTATTCATTTTTGcagcaagtttttttttaatggcTACGGAAGGGGAGAGAATCCCCCACCTGATTTTCATTCCATTGGCCCCAAAAACGGCCCGTTAGATAGTCACAGAGTTACAGCATTTCCATATGGTTTACATTGCCATAACAAACAGATTACACCATGTATTGCATACGGCAGCTTCGTTTCATATGTTTTTTGCAGCAAGTTGATACCACGGTGCTAGGCTTATCAAAGGAGGAAGCAGAACAGAAACCCTACATAGCGTCAATGGGGGTCTATATTTTTAAGAAAGACATACTACTAAACCTTTTAAGGTATGACAATTCAACTCATTGGATCTCATAAAAAGGATCAGTAAATGATATATTTTGTTACCATAAAGGGGATTTCAAATACTCATTTTTAATGTTAATGTTTTATTCACTCAATAGTTTAACTGCTAGTCGATCTTAAGCTGTACTGTATCATCGTTAGGTCAGATGGCGTTTCCCCACTGCGAATGATTTTGGTTCTGAAATAATTCCTGCTTCAGCAAAAGAAATCAACGTAAAGGTATGTATATGTTTGCATCACTGTTATTCACATTTCTGCTAATTGTCTGTCAAAAATCAATGTACCATGCATGCCAAGGAAGTACTACCTCCAGACAGTTTTATATGACGTTTCAGACAACAGAGCAAAACTTTAAGTCAAAATTGCTGTGTGAACGGCATATAAAGCTGATTGTAGGTACTACGATGTTATAATGTTTCAGCAGCACCTTTATTTCCCTTTAAGTTACAGTCAGGTAGTGAAGCTTGCATAATTAAAAGCATAAGCCCGGCACCAGCTTTGTTATGTATTAACCCTGTGTGTTATAGTATTTTCCTTAATTCTGCACTTTATATCATGGTGGAATGCCTAAATTGAGTTATTTCAGGCATATCTTTTCAATGATTACTGGGAAGATATTGGAACCATCAAGTCCTTCTTTGAAGCAAACCTTGCCCTTACTGAGCAGGTATGCCTTTTATAGTTACTGCATAGTGCATACTGCTGGAAATCTCATTTTCTACCACTTGGCTTTAATATTTTGTATTTTTCTAGAAAAAGGCTACCGAAGGGAATCCCTTGTACTACACACGTTCATTCATGTTCTCAGTTTTGGCACTGGTTTTCAAACATTCATGGTGTGGTGGTGATAATGTGAAAACTTGAACTCTTTGTAACTTGTGTTCACACTTTTGTTAAACGCAGCCCCCAAAGTTTAGCTTCTACGATGCTGACAAACCAATGTACACATCACGGAGAAATCTACCACCATCTATGGTCAACAATAGTAAGGTACTATGGTCTCAATCTGTACTAGAATGGCTCATCCGGTCCTCCTCTGTTTTGCACCATTTTTTGTGTTCCCATATATCATTTATTTCACATGTATTTTGAATTAGCAATCACGCGTCATAATTCTATCCGGTTGCTATGTAGCCTTCTAACACTTTGGTGTCATTGCAGATCACTGATTCAATCATTTCCCATGGATGTTTCTTGGATAACTGCAAGATAGAACACAGTGTGGTTGGAGTCCGTTCTCGGATAGGCCGCAACGTGCACCTCAAGGTCAcatctctttctttcttggTTGTATTTCATTGTAGGAACATAGAGAAACAAGTATTAAGCGTTATATAATTTATTGTAGTGTTCTATAGTTAGCGGCTAATGTGTCGTTTCATCTTTTTCCCTGCAGGATACAGTAATGCTCGGTGCTGATTACTACGAAACTGATGCGGAAAGAGGAGAACAGCTTGCTGAAGGAAAGGTTCCCATTGGGATTGGGGACAATACGACGATTCAGTATGCATGCATATTTTACTTTGTAGCACTGGCTCATTTTTAGACACAAATCTTTTGTTCACTCCTAACGCGTTCCTTTTGTTCCCTGCAGAAAGTGTATCATAGACAAGAATGCGAGGATAGGGAAGAACGTGACGATCTCCAACTCTGAGGTATGGATCTCTGCTACCTCTTTCATTCCGTAATAGTACCAATGACTACCAGATTAAACGGTGTTTGAAGTCACCAAGAGCAGCAACTTGCAACAAATTAAGATGGCCACGATGTATATATGTTACCGCGAGTTACAGGATACTATTTGTTTTTGCTATCAATGTCACAACTCTTCAGAGAATGTGCCATCAAACTCTAAACAAAATCTGGCTGGCTGCTGGACCTTTTTGCAGGGTGTAGAGGAAGCTGATAGAACATCCGAAGGCTTCTACATCCGATCTGGCATCACTATCGTACTGAAGAACTCAATAATCGCTGACGGATTGGTCATATGAGCTGAAAAAAAGCTCACGAGACAGGCATTTGCAGCATAAATAATCATAGGAGTCCTTTGTAGTTTTACAATAAGATGTGATGTGCAGCATTCAAGAGCTTCTGCCTGTCTATACAAAGATCATTTTTGTTTGCAAATCTGCCATGTCTCACCATGTTGCACATGACTAAAATACTTGAGACCATGAACATATTCTGCGTTTCAGCATTTCAGTTTTACTGGTTCTTGGACAATGTACACAAAAAGCTTTTACCACGTTTAAGTTGACAAGATGGTACCTATGTTTTTTTCCAGATCCGTCGTGTAACCAGGTTACGAGTTGCTTGTGCCAAATTCAGTTTGCTTGATCAGATATAAACTTTAGTTAAACAGGTGCAGCAGTAACATAATACATTTTAAGATCAAAATAAATTTATGTAATGAATGACACACAATTCATACATAATTCAATGGTAACTATCCGATGAAAATgatgttgaattttttttctgattgcttGTCTGAATTTTCAATATTATGCCAGCTTGTCGAGCCATAATCCAACCGCACCGTACACAACATGATTCTTTTATAAAATAATTGCATTGCCACTGATGAAATAACTATCAAAATGATTTTGcaacaataaataaaacattGTTCAAAAAATGCTTTGTGCCAGAGTATTCAGAAGAACATTTCGAGTTTATGCCCAGTCGCCTAGTGAGGTCAAAACAAGGTAAGGACTGCATTATTGTCAGCAATCAAATCGTACAATATGAATCGGGTAGGAGATAAATGTGGCAGCCCAATGCGTGCATTTTTTTGGCAATGGAACTGCTTTGTTAGTTTCTCTGCCTTATATGTCATCCTAAACTCAGGAGTTTCTGACAGAAACCTATGTCTCAATTTATGTACACATGTTTAAGCATTTGTCATGAAACTGACTTGATATCTTCTTTGGTCGGTGGGAGTATGTCCAGCTTCTGCTCCTGTTCTAGCATCCTGACCAATAAATTAGAAGGTTTAGTGCTAGTGTTAATTAATTATATACAAAGTAGGTTTTGGAGAGACCTCGTCTCAGAGTAAAAGAAAAGGCCCTCTAGGCAACTATCATGTACTGATAAACCAGATGAAGAAAATACATCTAAACTGTTTCATGAGAGTTTGTCCCTCACTGTCTAAACTTATCCAAAGAGATCTTGAAGTTTACATTTGCTGATTTGCACAGCAGACCATACAACATCAAACAGCTTCCAAACTATGATTTCAGATACAGTGAAAAAGCATGCTTACATCCCGGAGTCAGTTTTGACTGTGGCTTGATTATGCTCCACAGGAAGAACAGTCGAATTTTTGTCATCTGTATCTCCCTGCACAAGTAAATAAGTTTCATGTTCAGATAAACTTTGTTTCAAGAAAAAGCACTCAAATAAAAAAGTTTCTATTACAAAGATGGCACACCGTTTTACTTGGATTGGCAGGATGCTGCAGAGTCATTTTGGGGGCATTAATAGGACTTCTTAGAGTAccctgaaaaaaaattcaaaggtTAACTAGTAGGAATGTTACTAGTTGGGCCCACAAGCACGAGTTTATCAGGTAATCTGTTGGCCAAACAGAATATCTTTATCAGAAAGTTGGTGAAATTAAGGAGAATGCTGCTTTTGCTTTGACATGAGGAGAAAAGAGAAGGCACAAAACAGGACAAGAGGTGCTAAGATTGGCATAGAGAAAGATACCTTATTTGCCCACATTAGGCCACAAGCATTACAGAGGGACCTTGGACCAGCTGGGCCCCGACGCATTGCTGGGGTAAGTCTTGAGCTGATGCCACAATTTTGGCAACTAGCAAAACATGCCAACATTAGTCACTAACTTACTATATAAAGCCAGCAACCTTCTGCATATGAAACTGATGTAACATGATTTGCACATACACCAGTCACACAGTTCATAATTGACAAACATGACAACTCACTGGGTTTCTCGAAAAT encodes the following:
- the LOC101770526 gene encoding glucose-1-phosphate adenylyltransferase large subunit; protein product: MMDLRVAAAAPAGTGVRVLGGSVARVPPRPWALRGKRRLSVRMSVATTEAATAATAVGASEDQVLESRNAKTVVAVILGGGAGTRLFPLTKRRAKPAVPIGGSYRLIDVPMSNCINSGINKVYILTQFNSMSLNRHLSKAYDFSNGVAFGNGFVEVLAATQRPGSEGKRWFQGTADAVRQFDWLFDDAKAKDIEDVLILSGDHLYRMDYMDFVQSHRQRGAGISICCLPIDGSRASDFGLMKIDDTGRVISFSEKPKGDELNAMQVDTTVLGLSKEEAEQKPYIASMGVYIFKKDILLNLLRWRFPTANDFGSEIIPASAKEINVKAYLFNDYWEDIGTIKSFFEANLALTEQPPKFSFYDADKPMYTSRRNLPPSMVNNSKITDSIISHGCFLDNCKIEHSVVGVRSRIGRNVHLKDTVMLGADYYETDAERGEQLAEGKVPIGIGDNTTIQKCIIDKNARIGKNVTISNSEGVEEADRTSEGFYIRSGITIVLKNSIIADGLVI